One stretch of Bacteroidota bacterium DNA includes these proteins:
- a CDS encoding multifunctional oxoglutarate decarboxylase/oxoglutarate dehydrogenase thiamine pyrophosphate-binding subunit/dihydrolipoyllysine-residue succinyltransferase subunit, with translation MSANSISEKFEQVLESFGPNTSYVWDVLQQYIDDPNSVNETWQQLFAEVVASGSVDLPKKSASKKSSVIHSEPAAAPSTHQTVQAQPKQQPKTQPTLAAVQKQLSAISGVAGKIVDNMEASLTLPTATSLRIVPVKVLDENRSLLNKYLGSRSRGKVSYTHIVAWAIVKALKKYPNINASFARVEGLAYRDEKTQINIGIAVDMTRKDGTRSLLVPNIKDAEKMNFAEFLSAYDSIIEKARKSALDPSDFQSTSITLTNPGTVGTVSSTPRLMPGQGSIIATGAIGYDAAHQGMSPQTLSALGVSKVMNITCTYDHRVIQGAESGQFLQYIHTLLNGDEKFYDDLYADLHIPFTSVKWSSDVTSIGLGGGSNQEIIEKQARVQQLVNAYRVRGHLIAHLDPLVDEPKNHPELDPNYYGLTVWDLDREFLFSNKEGYSKATLREILDILYATYCGSIGVEFMNIQDPEQKKWLIQKMEPSRNRPPLPRERKIQLLKKLIHAEGFENYIHTKFIGHKRFSLEGAESFMTILDVVLDELADYGGERAVIGMAHRGRLNVLANTIGKSLAKIFSEFEGNVDPKTIQGSGDVKYHLGAHGIHKTLNGKEITVEVAPNPSHLEAVNPVVEGMVRAMQDRVGDSEREKAIPILVHGDAAFAGQGIVAETLNLSQLKGYRTGGTIHIIINNQIGFTTSPDDARSTPYCTDVAKMVQSPIFHVNGDNPEACARVASLAIAYRNQFKKDVVIDMFCFRKYGHNEGDEPSYTQPLLYKKIKSHPTVHQIYGERLILDKEMTREEYEQIQHDSKERYERAHEASHRREMHMKAEIALAVTQEQLEAMQPFKETKVSFATLREVSERLGTVPDNFTVNSKLVKMLEQRRNFNSETKIDWGFAEALAFGTLVHEGNDVRLSGEDVGRGTFSHRHAILYDANSAEEYVPLQHIRDGQGKVYVFDSLLSEYAILGFEFGYSVSDPLSLVIWEAQFGDFANGAQVIIDQFIAASEAKWQQPCDLVLLLPHGYEGQGPEHSSARLERYLQLCAEENMAVCNVSTPAQYFHVLRRQMRDAKRKPLIMMTPKSLLRHPLVISSPTEFSDGKFNLVIDDAQAFPEKVQRVVLCSAKVYYDALQMQRENKIDNVALVRVEQFYPYPQQELKGIFAKYKNANDIVWLQEESKNMGAWHFLADRLREDVLSLQKVRYAGRAGSGSTATGSFKRHQMEQEELLKDALM, from the coding sequence ATGTCCGCAAATAGTATTTCAGAAAAATTTGAGCAAGTCTTAGAATCATTCGGCCCCAATACAAGTTACGTATGGGATGTATTGCAGCAATATATCGATGATCCTAATTCTGTGAATGAAACGTGGCAGCAATTGTTTGCAGAAGTGGTCGCTTCAGGATCAGTTGACCTTCCCAAAAAATCAGCATCAAAAAAATCTTCTGTTATTCATAGTGAACCTGCTGCCGCACCTTCAACTCATCAAACAGTTCAAGCTCAACCGAAACAACAGCCTAAGACTCAGCCGACACTTGCAGCAGTGCAGAAACAACTTTCTGCGATCAGTGGAGTGGCAGGAAAAATTGTGGATAATATGGAAGCGTCTCTCACGTTGCCAACCGCAACGTCGTTGCGCATCGTTCCGGTGAAAGTGCTGGATGAAAATCGATCATTATTGAACAAATATCTTGGCTCACGTTCACGCGGGAAAGTATCCTATACGCACATTGTTGCATGGGCCATCGTAAAAGCGTTAAAGAAGTATCCGAATATCAACGCATCATTTGCGCGTGTAGAAGGGCTAGCATACCGCGATGAAAAAACTCAGATCAATATCGGTATTGCCGTTGATATGACAAGAAAAGATGGAACGCGTTCGCTTCTTGTTCCAAATATTAAAGATGCTGAGAAGATGAATTTTGCAGAGTTTCTTTCTGCATACGATTCCATTATTGAAAAAGCACGCAAATCAGCACTTGATCCTTCAGATTTTCAATCGACCTCCATTACATTGACTAATCCCGGAACGGTGGGCACCGTTTCATCCACTCCTCGGCTAATGCCGGGTCAAGGCTCTATCATTGCAACCGGAGCTATTGGATACGATGCCGCGCATCAGGGAATGTCTCCGCAAACACTTTCTGCGCTCGGCGTCAGTAAAGTTATGAATATTACCTGCACCTACGATCACCGCGTTATTCAAGGGGCAGAGTCAGGACAATTCTTACAATACATTCACACGCTCTTGAACGGTGACGAAAAATTTTATGATGATCTCTATGCTGATTTACATATCCCGTTCACATCAGTAAAATGGTCCAGCGATGTAACGTCTATTGGATTGGGCGGAGGTTCAAATCAAGAGATCATCGAAAAACAGGCGCGGGTTCAACAATTGGTTAATGCGTATCGTGTTCGCGGGCATTTGATCGCCCATCTTGATCCGCTTGTTGATGAACCGAAAAATCATCCTGAACTCGATCCGAATTACTACGGATTGACCGTGTGGGATCTTGATCGTGAATTCCTTTTCTCGAATAAAGAAGGATATTCAAAAGCAACGCTGCGTGAAATTCTGGATATTCTCTACGCTACGTATTGTGGATCCATCGGCGTTGAGTTCATGAATATTCAAGATCCTGAACAGAAGAAATGGCTTATTCAAAAGATGGAGCCATCAAGAAACCGTCCGCCGCTGCCGCGTGAACGGAAGATTCAATTATTGAAAAAGCTGATCCACGCCGAAGGATTCGAAAATTATATTCACACAAAATTTATCGGACATAAACGCTTCTCATTAGAGGGAGCGGAATCGTTTATGACTATTCTTGATGTTGTGCTGGACGAATTAGCGGATTATGGCGGAGAACGGGCGGTGATTGGTATGGCACATCGCGGACGACTGAATGTCCTTGCCAATACCATCGGTAAATCGCTCGCAAAGATTTTTTCGGAATTTGAAGGAAATGTCGATCCAAAAACAATTCAAGGTTCGGGAGATGTGAAATATCATCTTGGTGCACACGGTATTCATAAGACATTAAATGGCAAAGAGATTACGGTTGAAGTCGCACCGAATCCCAGTCACTTAGAAGCAGTGAATCCTGTGGTTGAAGGAATGGTTCGCGCCATGCAGGATCGTGTAGGTGATTCAGAACGGGAAAAAGCTATTCCAATTCTTGTTCACGGCGATGCAGCATTTGCGGGACAAGGGATTGTTGCTGAAACGTTGAACCTATCGCAATTGAAAGGATATCGCACGGGTGGAACAATCCATATCATCATCAACAATCAAATCGGTTTTACAACATCACCGGATGATGCACGCTCCACACCATATTGTACAGACGTTGCAAAGATGGTCCAATCGCCGATCTTCCATGTGAACGGCGATAATCCTGAGGCATGCGCCCGTGTTGCTTCGCTGGCAATTGCCTACCGTAATCAATTCAAGAAAGATGTTGTGATTGATATGTTCTGCTTCCGTAAATACGGGCATAACGAAGGGGACGAACCAAGCTACACGCAGCCATTGCTTTATAAAAAAATTAAATCGCATCCGACTGTTCATCAAATCTACGGTGAAAGACTCATCTTGGATAAGGAGATGACACGCGAAGAATACGAACAGATACAGCATGATTCCAAAGAGCGATACGAACGCGCGCATGAAGCTTCTCACAGACGTGAGATGCATATGAAGGCGGAGATCGCACTTGCCGTTACACAGGAACAATTGGAGGCAATGCAGCCATTTAAAGAAACTAAAGTTTCCTTTGCTACATTGCGTGAAGTCTCAGAAAGACTCGGCACTGTTCCCGATAACTTTACCGTCAATTCAAAATTGGTAAAAATGCTGGAGCAGCGCCGCAATTTCAACAGTGAAACAAAAATTGATTGGGGATTTGCTGAAGCATTGGCATTTGGTACATTGGTCCACGAAGGAAACGATGTCCGATTGAGTGGTGAAGATGTTGGTCGTGGTACGTTCAGCCATCGGCATGCGATTTTGTATGATGCTAATTCAGCAGAGGAGTACGTTCCACTTCAACATATCCGTGATGGACAAGGGAAAGTGTATGTCTTTGATAGCTTGCTTTCCGAATATGCAATTCTGGGATTTGAATTTGGATACAGCGTCTCCGATCCGTTGTCGCTTGTTATATGGGAGGCACAATTCGGAGATTTTGCAAACGGTGCTCAAGTGATTATCGATCAGTTCATTGCCGCCTCCGAAGCAAAATGGCAGCAGCCGTGTGATCTTGTTCTTTTGTTGCCGCACGGATATGAAGGTCAGGGACCGGAGCACTCCAGTGCGCGATTAGAACGGTATCTCCAGCTGTGTGCTGAAGAAAATATGGCAGTCTGTAACGTTTCAACCCCGGCGCAGTACTTTCATGTGCTTCGCCGACAGATGCGCGATGCGAAGCGGAAACCGCTTATCATGATGACTCCAAAAAGTCTCTTGCGTCATCCGCTGGTTATTTCTTCTCCGACAGAATTTAGCGACGGAAAATTCAATCTTGTAATAGATGACGCACAAGCATTTCCGGAAAAAGTTCAGAGGGTCGTGTTATGTTCCGCAAAAGTTTATTATGATGCTTTGCAGATGCAGCGCGAAAACAAGATTGACAATGTCGCCTTAGTCCGTGTTGAACAGTTTTACCCATATCCGCAGCAGGAATTGAAGGGAATCTTCGCGAAATATAAAAATGCAAATGATATTGTTTGGCTGCAGGAAGAGTCAAAAAATATGGGAGCATGGCATTTCCTTGCTGATAGACTACGCGAAGATGTGTTGTCGCTACAAAAAGTCCGTTATGCAGGACGCGCGGGTTCAGGAAGCACCGCGACCGGTTCATTCAAACGTCATCAAATGGAACAGGAAGAATTGCTCAAAGATGCATTAATGTAG
- a CDS encoding nucleotidyltransferase — protein MQQLPNDFKEFLRLLNFHKAEYLLIGGYAVGYYGYPRVTGDIDIWIAINSSNSQKISLALKDFGFTIDTDTAQNFMQENKIVRMGIPPMRIEIFTSISGVTFEECFREKNIVDIEGVKISMINLKHLLLNKKASGRHKDLNDLENLS, from the coding sequence ATGCAGCAACTTCCAAACGACTTCAAAGAATTCTTACGTTTGCTAAATTTCCATAAAGCTGAATATCTCCTTATCGGCGGGTATGCTGTCGGTTATTATGGTTATCCACGCGTGACAGGAGATATCGATATCTGGATCGCAATCAATTCTTCCAACTCGCAAAAAATTTCTCTTGCACTTAAAGATTTTGGATTTACGATTGATACTGATACTGCCCAAAATTTTATGCAAGAGAATAAAATTGTTCGTATGGGTATACCCCCAATGAGAATTGAAATATTTACATCAATTTCCGGTGTTACTTTTGAAGAATGCTTCAGGGAAAAGAATATTGTTGACATTGAAGGCGTGAAAATATCAATGATAAATCTGAAACATCTCCTTTTGAATAAAAAAGCAAGCGGTCGTCATAAAGACCTTAATGATTTGGAAAATCTTTCTTAA
- a CDS encoding PorV/PorQ family protein encodes MKTRFVIFIVIVLPIISLAQTFGKYSGEFMAIGIGGRALGVGSAYAALANDVTAGYWNPAGLARIEYPQIAISHDERFGNLINYDYAAFAFPSGVNSINLESQEKEYNAESYAISVIRLGVDGIPDTRKAWADSNGNSLYDENMRPDYTSITFFNWSDWVVYGTYAKQYSENFFYGANVKLIRRNAGSFHGTGIGFDIGAQYLVSENFVLGANLQDATTTLVSWNTGTNELISPTLKLGTAYTVEIFDGRCTPALGTDVRFENRRFSAIAHFGPISFDPQVGIEYDYKNIVAVRAGYNDIGNVTLGAGIHLRKLDIDYSFAKFDAADQLGNTHRISLRITLQEDKYRRGAE; translated from the coding sequence ATGAAAACACGATTTGTAATATTCATTGTAATAGTTCTTCCCATCATTTCGCTTGCCCAGACATTTGGTAAATATTCCGGTGAGTTTATGGCAATCGGCATTGGTGGACGTGCACTTGGAGTCGGAAGTGCATATGCAGCACTGGCAAACGACGTCACTGCAGGATACTGGAATCCGGCAGGACTTGCTCGAATAGAATATCCCCAGATTGCCATATCTCATGACGAGCGCTTCGGTAATCTCATTAATTATGACTATGCTGCTTTTGCTTTTCCATCCGGAGTGAATTCAATTAACTTAGAATCACAGGAGAAGGAGTATAACGCAGAATCATACGCCATCAGTGTTATTCGTCTTGGCGTCGATGGAATTCCTGATACACGAAAAGCGTGGGCGGACAGTAACGGTAACAGTCTCTACGATGAAAATATGAGGCCTGATTACACATCAATCACATTCTTCAATTGGAGTGATTGGGTTGTGTATGGAACATATGCAAAACAATATTCCGAGAATTTTTTCTATGGCGCGAATGTAAAACTGATTCGGCGCAATGCGGGAAGTTTTCATGGAACCGGAATCGGTTTTGATATCGGCGCACAATATCTTGTTTCAGAAAATTTTGTTCTAGGAGCAAATCTTCAGGACGCCACAACGACGCTTGTTTCTTGGAATACCGGTACGAACGAATTAATCTCACCCACATTAAAACTTGGCACAGCATATACTGTGGAAATTTTTGATGGAAGGTGTACTCCCGCTCTTGGAACGGATGTTCGCTTTGAAAACAGAAGATTTTCTGCTATCGCTCATTTTGGTCCTATCAGTTTCGATCCTCAAGTGGGAATTGAATATGATTACAAGAATATTGTCGCCGTAAGGGCCGGATATAATGATATTGGCAACGTAACGCTCGGTGCCGGTATTCATTTGCGAAAACTTGATATTGACTATTCATTTGCCAAGTTTGATGCTGCTGATCAGCTTGGAAATACACATCGCATATCTCTACGAATAACACTCCAGGAAGACAAATACCGTCGTGGCGCGGAATAA
- a CDS encoding CHASE2 domain-containing protein — MSSSQSEQRLHTWLNRFFVSTGIALIVILFVQDPIFHFGFFERTSLTFLDRAFQKRGALPFPKESLDVIIVSISDKTETSVPDRFPFPRSYYARAIRNLNRAGVKAIGIDLTFEQTDLNGPHHDDELYKTIQQYKNVVVAGKTEIRDEGVTVTREDENFHSIFYSADSAVGSVFVPNDVDGVYRRYMPFAKMPNQERYIPSFAFAVLNKAIDLRSTAYAENTNGHFIIGNHLVPKFDDISMLINYYGYAGNTFRKYDIVDILDDSTFETIEEREFHVQLNGFDDPDIGVLHNGIFKEKIVLIGPYFAESKDLFNVSVSEPGASERNQMYGVELHANALQTLIHQNYLVKLSVWNETFLIIFLSMLTFAAVTWLKLIKTRYAFIIEIVAVLVVAGFIDLILTLFYYSFSHHNLVLPVVSPISAVILNYVGSAVYQYLTERKQKTMIKGMFSQYLNPSVVNELIAHPEKLRLGGEKKELTVFFSDIASFTNFSEKLDAVDLVGILNEYLSAMTDIILKNDGTLDKYVGDAVMAVWGAPMQLPNNAMNACRAALQMQEKVKEIAARWEHEGKPKLVVRMGVNTDFMVVGNVGGSSRFDYTVIGDAVNLGSRMEGANKTYGTRMMISERTQELVKDELFCRELDYLIVKGKTKPIRVYELVGEIKNISVKTKELIEIYNRGLIFYRERKFKKAIEEFLSALKINSDDGPSQLYLLRSQAYLKKPPPKDWNGVFELKTK, encoded by the coding sequence ATGTCTTCCTCTCAATCGGAACAGCGGCTGCACACTTGGTTAAATCGTTTCTTTGTTAGCACGGGGATCGCACTCATCGTTATCCTCTTTGTACAAGATCCAATCTTTCATTTTGGTTTCTTTGAGAGGACTTCCCTCACTTTTCTTGATCGAGCATTCCAAAAAAGAGGCGCCCTTCCTTTTCCCAAGGAATCGCTTGATGTTATCATCGTCTCAATATCGGACAAAACGGAAACATCCGTGCCAGACAGATTTCCATTCCCGCGCAGTTATTATGCCCGCGCAATCCGCAATCTGAATCGTGCCGGGGTGAAAGCAATCGGCATCGATCTTACATTTGAACAGACCGATCTCAATGGCCCTCATCATGATGATGAATTATATAAGACAATCCAGCAATACAAAAATGTTGTGGTAGCGGGCAAAACGGAGATTCGAGATGAAGGGGTAACGGTTACACGTGAGGATGAAAATTTTCATTCAATTTTTTATTCCGCTGATAGCGCAGTCGGAAGTGTATTCGTCCCAAACGATGTTGACGGGGTATATCGTCGTTACATGCCGTTTGCTAAAATGCCAAATCAGGAACGATATATTCCCTCCTTTGCTTTTGCCGTCTTAAACAAAGCAATCGACTTACGCTCCACAGCATATGCGGAAAACACAAACGGTCATTTTATCATTGGAAATCATCTCGTGCCAAAGTTCGATGATATTTCTATGTTGATCAATTATTACGGATATGCCGGGAATACATTTCGCAAGTACGATATCGTTGATATTCTTGACGACTCTACATTCGAAACAATTGAAGAACGTGAATTTCATGTTCAATTAAATGGATTCGACGACCCGGATATTGGAGTGTTGCACAATGGCATATTTAAAGAAAAAATCGTTTTAATCGGTCCGTATTTTGCCGAGTCAAAAGATCTGTTCAATGTTTCGGTATCGGAACCGGGAGCAAGTGAGCGAAACCAAATGTACGGCGTTGAACTTCACGCCAATGCATTACAGACACTGATCCATCAAAATTATCTTGTAAAACTTTCGGTATGGAATGAAACGTTCCTCATTATTTTCCTTTCCATGCTCACATTCGCGGCAGTGACATGGCTGAAACTGATTAAAACACGATATGCATTTATTATAGAAATTGTTGCCGTGCTTGTTGTTGCAGGATTTATCGACCTCATTCTTACTCTTTTCTATTATTCATTTTCGCATCACAACTTGGTGCTTCCGGTTGTTTCTCCGATTTCCGCGGTAATCCTGAACTATGTTGGAAGTGCTGTTTACCAATATCTGACTGAACGAAAACAGAAAACGATGATTAAAGGAATGTTCAGTCAATATCTGAACCCTTCTGTTGTGAATGAATTAATAGCGCATCCGGAAAAATTGCGGCTTGGCGGCGAGAAAAAAGAATTGACCGTTTTCTTCTCCGATATTGCTTCGTTCACTAATTTCTCGGAAAAGCTGGATGCAGTGGATCTTGTTGGAATTCTGAATGAATATTTGAGTGCGATGACAGACATTATTCTGAAGAATGACGGAACGCTTGATAAGTATGTCGGCGATGCGGTGATGGCAGTGTGGGGAGCTCCAATGCAGCTGCCGAACAATGCCATGAATGCCTGCCGTGCTGCACTTCAAATGCAGGAAAAGGTGAAAGAAATTGCTGCGCGATGGGAACATGAAGGGAAACCGAAGCTTGTCGTCCGTATGGGAGTGAATACCGATTTTATGGTCGTCGGAAACGTCGGCGGATCCAGCAGATTTGATTACACGGTAATCGGGGACGCAGTGAATCTCGGTTCGCGCATGGAAGGTGCCAATAAAACATACGGCACTCGAATGATGATCAGTGAACGGACTCAGGAACTGGTAAAGGACGAGCTATTTTGCCGTGAGCTTGATTATCTGATTGTGAAAGGAAAGACGAAACCAATTCGAGTATATGAACTAGTCGGAGAAATAAAAAACATTTCTGTAAAGACAAAGGAATTAATTGAAATCTACAATCGAGGTCTGATATTTTACCGGGAGCGTAAGTTCAAAAAAGCGATCGAGGAATTTCTTTCGGCTCTCAAGATCAATTCAGACGACGGCCCTTCACAACTCTATCTGCTTCGTTCTCAGGCATATCTTAAAAAACCGCCACCAAAAGATTGGAACGGCGTGTTTGAATTAAAAACCAAATAA
- a CDS encoding FecR family protein — translation MKQTISIFTILFLSCVVVGLSPAQKKKAVATIFKPVGVVDYKTGEKDWTKAKAATPLTTGDVIRTQENSFAIVKFLENSIIRVQEKSEVTISGEIEKGQFSKNVYLQRGEVGFQVKKRPNEKFEFSTPTSVASIRGTAGLLIAGQDSNDVLILGTGNIDFKNLISNTILNVKAGQTAYSMSDGSIKVEESSKEDRRLMNQGTTDSTKSEGSNQGGTTTPDSSTSSAGITLGLAINASVGKENQDLVVSVELTQASITLDSLKKSTTDLTLYYRPKQDQVFKFLKTQFNERVTKFTIPAADVFAPSISVYAVLRLKDGSEFSAPAASPETNPLSLPIQAGQKNELKVPFTDPTGKRKTMIIEFK, via the coding sequence ATGAAGCAGACTATCTCCATATTCACTATTCTCTTCCTCTCTTGCGTGGTCGTTGGGTTGTCACCGGCACAGAAGAAAAAAGCGGTGGCGACAATCTTTAAACCGGTTGGCGTTGTTGATTACAAAACGGGAGAAAAGGATTGGACAAAAGCGAAAGCTGCCACCCCGCTCACAACGGGTGACGTTATACGAACGCAAGAAAATTCTTTTGCGATCGTAAAATTCCTAGAGAACTCTATTATCCGTGTTCAAGAAAAATCAGAAGTAACCATTAGCGGAGAAATTGAAAAGGGTCAATTCTCAAAGAATGTCTATTTACAGCGAGGCGAAGTTGGATTTCAGGTGAAGAAACGCCCTAACGAAAAATTCGAATTCTCCACACCAACATCTGTTGCTTCTATCCGAGGTACTGCTGGATTGCTGATTGCCGGACAAGATAGCAACGATGTACTTATTCTTGGGACCGGGAATATTGATTTTAAGAACCTTATTTCAAATACAATCCTCAATGTAAAAGCAGGACAGACGGCATATTCGATGTCGGACGGATCAATTAAAGTTGAGGAATCTTCAAAAGAAGACCGACGTCTGATGAATCAGGGAACAACTGACAGCACAAAATCCGAAGGAAGCAATCAAGGGGGGACAACTACTCCCGATTCGTCAACTTCATCGGCTGGAATTACACTTGGTTTAGCAATAAATGCTTCTGTTGGAAAAGAGAATCAAGATCTTGTGGTATCCGTTGAATTGACACAGGCCTCTATTACACTCGATTCGTTGAAAAAATCAACGACTGATCTCACATTGTATTATCGGCCAAAACAGGATCAAGTGTTCAAGTTTCTGAAGACACAATTCAACGAACGGGTAACAAAATTCACAATCCCGGCTGCCGATGTATTTGCGCCAAGTATTTCTGTCTATGCTGTCTTAAGACTAAAAGACGGATCGGAGTTCAGCGCACCAGCGGCATCTCCGGAAACAAATCCTCTTAGCTTACCTATCCAAGCCGGACAAAAAAATGAATTAAAGGTACCGTTTACTGATCCGACCGGTAAACGAAAAACGATGATTATCGAATTTAAATAA
- the rseP gene encoding RIP metalloprotease RseP → METISTIVYFLITIGILVFVHELGHFLAAIACGMRADVFALGMGNRVFGWNKITKFTFGKLKDDLDLYGNTDYRVSAFPIGGYVKIAGMIDESLDTEMQKTEPQPWEYRSKPVWQRMIVISAGVIMNILLAIGIFWGINYVQGESFMQTNEVGIVINDSPAAKVGLQAGDKIISINEKPMEYWEAIQTSIYFDFLGNDISMEIERAGSRRTISISRNDIPDVSQMTFGIFPNNTEALINEVMPGKPADKAGLLSDDIIVSINGSPVYNQEHVIKIISGNSEKEVAMIVKRNNELKTILVTPSSEGRIGISVGSRYNGPILTRQYGLFESFPRGVRQTISATTLYAHSIWQLIVGKVEFTKSVGGPVKIAQMATRSAESGIISFLAFTALLSISLAVMNILPFPALDGGHLIVLIYEAIARKPLPNIVQIRIQQAGMAILLAFMVFVLYNDIFG, encoded by the coding sequence ATGGAAACGATCAGCACAATAGTTTATTTTTTAATCACCATTGGCATTCTTGTTTTCGTCCATGAACTTGGGCACTTTCTTGCAGCTATTGCCTGCGGCATGAGAGCAGATGTGTTTGCACTCGGTATGGGTAATAGAGTGTTCGGTTGGAACAAGATCACGAAATTCACTTTTGGCAAATTAAAAGATGACCTTGATCTTTACGGCAATACCGATTACCGAGTCTCAGCATTTCCCATCGGTGGATATGTGAAGATCGCAGGAATGATCGACGAAAGTTTAGACACCGAAATGCAAAAAACCGAACCGCAGCCGTGGGAATATCGCTCCAAACCTGTCTGGCAGAGAATGATTGTTATTTCTGCCGGCGTGATCATGAACATTCTTTTAGCAATTGGAATCTTTTGGGGAATAAACTATGTGCAGGGTGAATCGTTCATGCAGACGAACGAGGTCGGCATTGTCATTAACGATTCCCCCGCAGCAAAAGTCGGATTGCAAGCCGGTGATAAGATCATCTCCATCAACGAGAAACCAATGGAATACTGGGAAGCAATCCAAACTTCCATCTATTTTGATTTTCTTGGGAACGATATTTCAATGGAGATTGAACGTGCAGGTAGCCGTCGAACTATTTCCATTTCTCGCAACGATATCCCAGATGTTTCCCAAATGACCTTCGGTATTTTTCCTAACAATACGGAAGCATTAATTAATGAAGTCATGCCTGGCAAGCCGGCAGACAAAGCAGGACTACTCTCCGATGATATTATTGTGTCCATCAACGGATCTCCGGTCTACAATCAGGAACATGTCATAAAAATCATCAGTGGAAATTCGGAAAAAGAAGTAGCAATGATTGTAAAACGAAATAATGAATTGAAAACAATTTTGGTGACACCATCGTCCGAAGGACGTATCGGCATTTCGGTAGGAAGCAGATATAATGGACCGATCCTGACCAGACAATATGGATTGTTTGAGTCCTTTCCTCGCGGCGTACGACAAACGATTAGCGCTACGACATTGTATGCTCATTCCATCTGGCAATTGATTGTCGGAAAAGTTGAGTTCACAAAATCGGTCGGCGGCCCCGTGAAGATTGCGCAAATGGCAACACGGAGCGCAGAGAGCGGCATCATCAGTTTTCTGGCTTTCACTGCACTGCTCAGTATCAGTCTTGCTGTGATGAATATACTTCCCTTTCCGGCCCTGGATGGTGGACATTTGATTGTTCTTATTTATGAGGCAATCGCTCGAAAACCGTTGCCGAACATAGTACAAATCAGAATTCAACAGGCCGGAATGGCGATTCTTCTTGCATTCATGGTTTTTGTCTTATACAACGACATTTTTGGTTAG